Proteins co-encoded in one Ruegeria sp. HKCCD4315 genomic window:
- a CDS encoding PQQ-like beta-propeller repeat protein has translation MVTRLFSRVGLPVAALALTALAACEEPEPILPGEREDIRPLSDLETVEKSGSQPISLPSQQANASWSQSPGTPAYRTTNAALRATPQRIWSTSIGQGDSRKQRITAEPVVAGGLIYTLDAGAIVSAVTPQGQVAWETDLIPSSDGDSDATGGGMAYADGVLYVSSGYGRLTALDAKTGAVRWQKRLQATGSGAPLVNDGLLYLVAGDETGWTIATKDGRIAWQIESTPSVGNVLGAPAPVIASDLAVFAFGSGDVAATFRRGGIRRWNASVAGGRRGRAAAQIVDVTGGPMVSGDTIYIGNHSGRTVAFDVATGERRWTADEGAVDAVWPAGNSIFLISDRSQLVRLNAADGSVVWAQDLPGFVKDKRGRRGPIFAHYGPILAGGRIVIASNDGYLRFFNPVDGTLVHQVEVPGGATTAPVVAGQTLYVVSTKGDLHAFR, from the coding sequence ATGGTAACTAGACTATTCTCCCGCGTGGGACTGCCGGTCGCGGCGCTGGCTTTGACCGCATTGGCCGCCTGTGAAGAACCCGAGCCCATTCTCCCCGGAGAGCGCGAAGACATCCGGCCGTTGTCAGATTTGGAGACAGTCGAAAAAAGCGGCTCTCAGCCGATCAGCCTTCCATCACAGCAGGCGAATGCCAGCTGGTCGCAAAGTCCGGGAACGCCCGCGTACCGTACAACAAATGCGGCACTGCGCGCGACGCCGCAGCGGATCTGGTCCACTTCGATCGGTCAGGGTGACTCGCGCAAGCAACGCATCACCGCCGAGCCAGTTGTGGCGGGAGGGTTGATCTATACGCTGGATGCCGGAGCAATCGTTTCAGCCGTAACGCCTCAGGGGCAGGTTGCATGGGAGACGGATTTGATCCCCTCAAGTGACGGGGATTCCGATGCTACAGGTGGCGGCATGGCCTATGCGGACGGCGTTCTGTACGTCTCGTCTGGCTATGGTCGCCTGACTGCGCTTGATGCAAAAACGGGTGCTGTTCGGTGGCAGAAACGTTTGCAAGCCACCGGAAGCGGTGCACCGCTTGTCAACGACGGTCTGCTCTATTTGGTGGCCGGGGATGAAACCGGATGGACCATCGCAACCAAGGATGGCCGTATCGCCTGGCAAATCGAAAGCACGCCCAGCGTGGGTAATGTGCTTGGTGCACCTGCGCCTGTGATCGCCTCGGATTTGGCGGTATTTGCTTTTGGTTCTGGCGACGTTGCTGCCACGTTCCGTCGGGGTGGCATTCGCCGTTGGAACGCATCGGTTGCCGGTGGGCGCCGAGGACGGGCCGCCGCGCAAATCGTTGATGTGACCGGTGGTCCTATGGTGTCCGGGGACACGATCTATATCGGCAACCATTCGGGCCGGACTGTCGCCTTTGACGTTGCAACGGGCGAACGTCGTTGGACAGCTGACGAAGGGGCCGTGGACGCCGTATGGCCTGCTGGCAACAGCATTTTCCTGATCAGCGACCGCAGCCAGTTGGTGCGTCTGAACGCGGCAGATGGCTCGGTTGTCTGGGCGCAGGATCTTCCGGGCTTTGTGAAAGACAAACGTGGTCGTCGTGGCCCGATCTTTGCGCATTACGGTCCGATCCTCGCCGGTGGCCGTATTGTGATTGCGTCCAATGACGGATATCTGCGGTTCTTCAATCCGGTCGACGGAACGCTGGTACATCAGGTCGAAGTACCCGGAGGCGCCACAACGGCGCCGGTTGTGGCGGGTCAAACACTGTATGTCGTTTCGACCAAGGGTGATCTACACGCTTTCCGTTGA
- the der gene encoding ribosome biogenesis GTPase Der — protein sequence MSLTLAIVGRPNVGKSTLFNRLVGKRLALVDDQPGVTRDLREGEGRLGDLRFTVIDTAGLEDATDDSLQGRMRRLTERAVDMADVCLFMIDARTGLTPTDEMFAEILRKRSKHVILAANKAEGSAADAGVLEAYNLGLGEPVRLSGEHGEGMTDLYAQLMPLADAAEETQAEEAPETDIELDEEGEGETPLITSAKPLQVAVVGRPNAGKSTLINKIIGEDRLLTGPEAGITRDAISLRIDWADPDGESTPMRIFDTAGMRKKAKVQEKLEKLSVSDGLRAVKFAEVVVVLLDAAIPFEQQDLRIADLAEREGRAVVVAVNKWDVEENKQEKLRELKESFDRLLPQLRGAPLITVSAKTGRGLERLRAAILRAHDIWNRRVPTAALNRWLTAMLEQHPPPAPQGRRIKLRYMTQAKTRPPGFVVMCSHPDKMPASYTRYLVNGLREDFDMPGTPIRLTLRGQGDKNPYKGRRKKNAGALAKHLKGRS from the coding sequence ATGTCGCTGACCCTCGCTATCGTGGGGCGCCCGAATGTGGGCAAATCCACTCTGTTCAATCGCCTAGTGGGCAAACGTCTGGCCTTGGTAGACGACCAACCCGGCGTGACACGCGACCTGCGCGAAGGCGAAGGGCGTCTGGGCGATCTGCGCTTTACCGTGATCGACACGGCGGGTCTTGAGGACGCAACCGATGACAGCCTTCAGGGGCGGATGCGCCGCCTGACCGAACGCGCGGTGGACATGGCCGATGTGTGCCTGTTCATGATCGATGCGCGCACAGGGCTGACCCCAACGGACGAGATGTTCGCCGAGATTCTTCGCAAGCGCTCGAAGCATGTGATTTTGGCAGCCAACAAAGCCGAAGGTTCTGCTGCGGACGCGGGGGTTCTGGAAGCTTATAATCTGGGTCTGGGTGAACCCGTGCGCCTGTCTGGCGAACACGGCGAGGGCATGACGGACCTTTACGCCCAGCTTATGCCTCTGGCAGATGCGGCCGAAGAAACACAGGCCGAAGAAGCCCCGGAAACCGATATTGAACTGGATGAAGAGGGCGAAGGTGAAACGCCTCTGATCACCTCTGCCAAGCCGCTGCAAGTGGCTGTCGTCGGGCGACCGAACGCGGGCAAATCGACTTTGATCAACAAGATCATCGGTGAAGATCGCCTGCTGACTGGACCCGAGGCAGGGATCACCCGCGATGCGATCAGTCTGCGGATTGATTGGGCCGATCCGGATGGCGAAAGCACGCCTATGCGTATTTTCGATACAGCAGGGATGCGTAAAAAGGCGAAGGTGCAGGAAAAGCTGGAAAAGCTGTCGGTCTCGGACGGTCTGCGCGCCGTGAAATTCGCCGAGGTTGTCGTGGTCTTGCTGGACGCGGCCATCCCGTTTGAACAACAGGACCTGCGCATCGCCGATCTGGCCGAGCGCGAGGGCCGGGCCGTAGTCGTTGCAGTCAACAAATGGGACGTTGAAGAAAACAAGCAGGAAAAACTGCGCGAACTCAAAGAGTCTTTTGACCGCCTGCTGCCGCAATTGCGCGGCGCGCCTTTGATCACTGTGTCTGCCAAGACTGGCCGAGGCCTCGAAAGACTGCGCGCAGCGATCCTGCGTGCCCATGACATTTGGAACCGCCGGGTGCCGACCGCTGCACTGAACCGCTGGCTGACTGCGATGTTGGAGCAGCACCCGCCTCCAGCGCCACAAGGACGTCGGATCAAGCTGCGCTACATGACGCAGGCCAAAACGCGCCCGCCGGGCTTTGTTGTGATGTGCTCGCACCCCGACAAGATGCCAGCCAGCTACACACGCTATCTGGTCAACGGATTGCGTGAAGATTTCGACATGCCGGGCACCCCGATCCGATTGACCTTGCGCGGACAGGGGGACAAGAACCCATACAAAGGACGCCGCAAGAAAAACGCAGGCGCGCTGGCCAAGCATCTAAAGGGGCGGAGCTAA
- a CDS encoding fatty acid desaturase, whose protein sequence is MDLREYTRQYAVQDNRLAALSYFGTFAVYFASLALAIGYVDRWYVMVPAGVVFAFSAVRLYVLQHDCGHHSLFETRQQNEWAGHGLSPFTFAPFEVMKQNHNLHHAGIGNLEHRETGEIHTMTLREWNEADWSKRLFYRLYRNPFVLVPVGALFTYFIRYRWPKNTMRFGLKGVLLHNLSIVVFLGLLYLIAGSTGILVWLVFSLLGGMLGVFLVYLQHNFEDTYWDRRPDLDPQLAALQGSSALDFGWWFDTAVACITLHDIHHFNARIPSYRLRACHYNLPPEYTPRRIKFPEAVAALNLKLWDEDAKRLVPFPKKGRTADLAHS, encoded by the coding sequence ATGGATCTGAGGGAATATACGCGGCAATACGCTGTTCAGGACAACAGGCTTGCAGCGCTGAGCTATTTTGGAACTTTCGCGGTGTATTTTGCATCGCTGGCGCTGGCGATCGGATATGTGGATCGCTGGTATGTTATGGTTCCTGCGGGTGTGGTCTTTGCCTTCTCGGCGGTGCGGCTTTATGTGTTGCAACATGATTGCGGCCATCATTCGCTGTTCGAGACGCGACAGCAGAATGAATGGGCGGGGCATGGGTTGTCACCGTTTACCTTTGCCCCATTTGAGGTGATGAAGCAGAACCACAATCTGCACCACGCGGGGATCGGCAATCTTGAACATCGCGAGACCGGCGAAATTCACACAATGACCCTGCGCGAATGGAACGAGGCCGATTGGAGCAAACGCCTTTTCTATCGGCTTTATCGCAACCCGTTTGTCCTGGTGCCGGTGGGGGCATTGTTCACCTATTTCATCCGGTATCGCTGGCCCAAGAACACCATGCGGTTCGGATTGAAAGGCGTGTTGCTGCACAATCTTTCGATCGTTGTTTTTCTGGGGCTGCTTTATTTGATTGCCGGCAGTACCGGCATTCTGGTCTGGCTTGTTTTCTCACTTCTGGGTGGGATGCTGGGTGTGTTCCTTGTCTATCTTCAGCACAACTTCGAGGACACGTACTGGGATCGTCGCCCGGATCTGGATCCGCAACTTGCGGCGCTGCAAGGCTCTTCCGCATTGGATTTTGGCTGGTGGTTCGACACCGCAGTGGCCTGCATCACCTTGCACGACATTCACCATTTCAACGCACGCATTCCATCTTATCGTCTGCGTGCCTGCCATTACAATTTGCCACCCGAGTATACTCCGCGTCGGATCAAGTTCCCCGAGGCGGTCGCAGCGCTGAACCTCAAGCTTTGGGATGAGGACGCCAAACGTTTGGTGCCGTTCCCAAAGAAAGGGCGTACGGCGGACTTGGCCCATAGTTAA
- a CDS encoding helix-hairpin-helix domain-containing protein, with amino-acid sequence MTAVTDVKGVGEALATALSTNGFKTAEAIAKAKPEDLVKVPRIGLARAAVLIAAAKEATSSKTAAAKPAPTKPAARRAPARKPAAQKPAARKPAVRRPAARKTVAAAAAEKRAEEAAKKAAEEKAAAEAAEAKARKKAKAKAKAEKAAKKRAEMEAAFSKAKDKVKAKSKKGKKSKKDDKKKDAGKKGDKKDGKQKDKKKDKKKDKKKAKK; translated from the coding sequence ATGACCGCAGTGACCGATGTTAAAGGTGTGGGCGAAGCGCTTGCCACGGCTTTGTCCACCAACGGCTTTAAGACAGCCGAGGCGATTGCCAAGGCCAAGCCCGAAGATCTGGTCAAGGTTCCCCGGATTGGTCTGGCGCGTGCTGCGGTGCTCATAGCTGCTGCAAAAGAGGCTACTTCTTCAAAAACCGCTGCCGCTAAACCCGCACCCACGAAACCCGCTGCGCGCCGGGCTCCGGCTCGTAAACCTGCTGCTCAAAAACCTGCGGCGCGTAAGCCTGCGGTACGACGCCCGGCCGCCCGCAAGACCGTTGCAGCCGCCGCCGCCGAGAAACGCGCCGAAGAGGCGGCGAAGAAGGCAGCAGAAGAAAAAGCAGCCGCTGAAGCCGCCGAGGCTAAAGCCCGCAAAAAGGCCAAGGCCAAAGCCAAGGCTGAAAAAGCCGCCAAGAAGCGTGCCGAAATGGAAGCCGCGTTTTCCAAGGCCAAGGACAAGGTGAAAGCCAAGTCCAAAAAGGGCAAGAAGTCCAAGAAGGACGACAAAAAGAAAGACGCCGGGAAAAAGGGCGACAAAAAAGACGGTAAGCAGAAAGACAAGAAAAAGGATAAGAAAAAGGATAAGAAAAAGGCGAAGAAATAA
- the serS gene encoding serine--tRNA ligase, translating into MHDIRAIRENPAAFDAALARRGDAPVSSDLLRLDESRRAKILAAETAQAEQNKASKEVGAAKGRGDEAEFERLRALVAQKKAEIAQMQTEAKDLDALLTDQLARIANLPADDAPQGADEDDNVEVNRWGTPRTFAFAPKEHFEIPAVAAAMDFETAAKTSGSRFVNLSKGVARIHRALAQFMLDTHIDKNGLTEMQTPVLVRDEAMYGTDKLPKFGDDSYQTTNGWWLIPTSEVTLTYSVAGDILDEAALPIRMTAHTACFRSEAGSAGKDTSGMLRQHQFEKVEMVSVTHPDKSDDEQKRMLRCAEDLLEQLGIPYRTVVLCTGDMGFGARRTFDIEAWLPGQNTYREISSVSTTGAFQARRMNARFRPEGGGKPEYVHTLNGSGLAVGRCLIAVLENGQNADGSVTLPQALSPYLGGKLTLQLDGTLA; encoded by the coding sequence ATGCACGACATCCGCGCCATTCGCGAAAACCCTGCCGCCTTCGACGCCGCCCTTGCGCGCCGTGGGGACGCGCCGGTGTCGTCAGACCTGCTGCGGCTGGACGAAAGTCGCCGAGCCAAGATTCTGGCCGCCGAGACCGCGCAGGCTGAGCAAAACAAAGCCAGCAAAGAGGTCGGTGCAGCCAAAGGTCGCGGTGACGAGGCAGAGTTCGAACGCCTTCGCGCGCTTGTCGCCCAGAAGAAGGCCGAGATCGCCCAGATGCAGACCGAGGCAAAGGATCTCGACGCGCTGCTGACCGATCAACTGGCCCGCATCGCCAATCTGCCTGCCGATGACGCGCCTCAAGGTGCGGATGAGGACGACAATGTCGAGGTGAATCGTTGGGGCACCCCGCGCACGTTCGCCTTTGCCCCGAAAGAGCATTTCGAAATCCCAGCCGTTGCCGCCGCGATGGATTTTGAAACGGCCGCCAAGACCAGCGGCAGCCGCTTTGTTAACCTGTCAAAGGGCGTCGCGCGCATCCATCGCGCGCTGGCTCAGTTCATGCTGGATACTCATATCGACAAGAACGGGCTGACCGAGATGCAGACCCCGGTTTTGGTTCGCGATGAGGCGATGTACGGGACAGACAAGCTGCCAAAATTCGGTGATGACAGCTATCAGACAACCAACGGCTGGTGGCTTATCCCGACGTCTGAGGTGACACTGACCTATTCGGTCGCAGGTGACATTCTGGATGAAGCTGCCCTGCCCATCCGCATGACGGCGCACACAGCTTGCTTTCGCTCCGAAGCCGGTAGCGCGGGCAAGGACACGTCAGGCATGCTGCGTCAGCACCAGTTCGAAAAGGTTGAAATGGTCTCGGTCACGCATCCCGACAAGTCGGATGACGAACAAAAGCGCATGCTGCGCTGCGCCGAGGACCTGCTGGAGCAATTGGGCATTCCCTACCGCACCGTTGTTCTTTGCACCGGAGATATGGGTTTTGGTGCACGCCGTACATTCGACATCGAAGCATGGCTGCCCGGTCAGAACACGTATCGTGAGATCAGCTCGGTCTCGACCACCGGAGCGTTTCAGGCACGCCGCATGAACGCCCGATTCCGTCCCGAAGGTGGTGGAAAACCGGAATACGTTCATACGCTGAACGGCTCGGGTCTGGCCGTTGGGCGCTGCCTGATTGCTGTGTTGGAAAACGGCCAGAACGCAGACGGCAGTGTAACCCTTCCGCAAGCTCTCAGCCCTTATCTGGGTGGCAAACTGACGCTGCAACTGGACGGCACATTGGCATAA
- a CDS encoding mechanosensitive ion channel family protein, translating into MTLPFKPFLLLCYLLITISVGLTLSRPAQAQETPSEIAEPEAEEADSFKAPVIVDGEMLFFLRGSSALPAPERAEGVQDKIIEVAEASESPAVDIAFEETDLGVRIRADGVIVSIVTVADAELDQMELDVLSFLHGQAIEEAILAYRANRTDQARVSGAIEAAGWTLGFVAFVALILWLHRRIRRRTLKLVKRYLKDVETATAKSVQAEAIAALIRYGLNFILLIIFFLGFYYYLSFVLLAFAETRYFAQLLLTYLTEPVLLIFKGILSYIPNLIMLGLITWVTMYIIKGMRVFFDAVEAGSFDMGDFEKHWVNPTFNIARVIVILIALVFAVPYIPGSDSAAFQGLTILVGAMLSLGANSVVSNMLAGLFVIYRRSTSIGDRIQIGDHIGDVVQIKLMETHLKSIKNELISIPNAQLMNSDVVNFSKKTDGSGLLLHTTVGIGYEEPPEKVEAMLIEAANRTKGIKAKPEPFVLWTALADYAINYQINGYTTRGSIIPKIRSDLHRNIVAVFNENNVQIMTPSYMADPPEPKIPTEEWDGHLAHEIHDGDDKS; encoded by the coding sequence ATGACACTGCCATTCAAGCCTTTCCTTTTGCTATGTTATTTGCTGATCACCATATCTGTGGGTTTGACGCTTTCCCGCCCGGCGCAGGCGCAAGAAACACCCTCTGAAATCGCTGAACCCGAAGCAGAAGAAGCGGACAGTTTCAAAGCGCCTGTCATAGTGGACGGCGAAATGTTGTTCTTCCTGCGTGGGTCCAGTGCCCTGCCCGCGCCGGAACGGGCGGAAGGCGTTCAGGACAAGATCATTGAGGTTGCCGAAGCCTCAGAAAGTCCTGCGGTCGACATCGCTTTTGAAGAAACCGATCTGGGCGTTCGCATCCGCGCCGACGGTGTGATCGTGTCAATCGTGACCGTTGCAGACGCCGAATTGGATCAGATGGAGCTGGATGTTCTCAGCTTCCTTCATGGTCAGGCTATCGAAGAAGCCATCCTCGCCTATCGTGCCAACCGCACGGACCAGGCGCGGGTGTCAGGGGCAATTGAGGCTGCGGGATGGACACTTGGTTTTGTCGCTTTCGTGGCGCTGATCCTATGGCTGCATCGGCGGATAAGGCGGCGTACCCTGAAACTGGTAAAGCGATATTTGAAGGATGTTGAGACGGCGACTGCCAAAAGCGTCCAAGCTGAAGCGATCGCAGCCCTGATCCGGTACGGATTGAATTTCATCCTACTGATTATCTTCTTTCTGGGTTTCTACTATTACCTGTCTTTCGTCCTTCTCGCATTTGCCGAAACGCGTTATTTCGCTCAGCTGCTGCTCACTTACCTGACAGAACCTGTCCTTTTGATCTTCAAAGGCATCCTCAGCTACATTCCCAACTTGATCATGCTGGGCCTAATCACATGGGTCACGATGTATATCATCAAAGGGATGCGCGTGTTCTTCGATGCGGTCGAAGCGGGCTCGTTCGATATGGGCGATTTCGAGAAACACTGGGTCAACCCGACATTCAATATCGCCCGTGTCATCGTGATTCTGATCGCGCTGGTTTTTGCTGTCCCCTACATCCCCGGCTCGGACTCGGCGGCGTTTCAGGGGCTGACCATTCTGGTCGGCGCAATGCTGTCGCTGGGCGCTAACTCGGTCGTGTCCAACATGCTGGCGGGATTGTTCGTTATTTACCGAAGATCCACCTCAATAGGTGACCGTATCCAGATCGGAGATCACATCGGAGACGTGGTTCAGATCAAACTCATGGAAACGCATTTGAAGTCGATCAAGAACGAATTGATCTCGATTCCAAATGCGCAACTGATGAATTCAGACGTAGTGAATTTTTCAAAGAAGACCGATGGCAGCGGGCTGTTGCTGCACACAACGGTCGGCATCGGGTATGAAGAGCCGCCCGAAAAGGTCGAGGCGATGCTGATCGAGGCTGCCAATCGCACAAAAGGCATCAAGGCCAAGCCCGAACCATTCGTGTTGTGGACCGCGCTGGCCGACTACGCGATCAACTATCAGATCAACGGCTACACAACGCGCGGCAGTATCATTCCGAAAATCCGCTCGGACCTGCATCGCAACATTGTGGCCGTATTCAACGAGAATAACGTGCAGATCATGACGCCGTCTTACATGGCCGACCCGCCGGAACCAAAGATCCCGACAGAAGAATGGGATGGGCACTTGGCGCATGAAATCCACGACGGGGACGATAAGTCGTAA
- the yajC gene encoding preprotein translocase subunit YajC — protein sequence MEGGAIAQFLPLILIFAIMYFLLIRPQQKKMKEHQAMVEAVRRGDQVITQGGVIGKVSKVKEGENEIEVEIAEGVKIRVVKSTIAQVLNKTEPAK from the coding sequence ATGGAAGGTGGCGCAATCGCCCAGTTTCTCCCGCTGATCCTGATTTTCGCGATCATGTATTTCCTGCTGATCCGTCCGCAGCAGAAGAAAATGAAAGAACACCAGGCCATGGTCGAAGCCGTGCGCCGGGGTGATCAGGTGATTACTCAGGGTGGGGTGATTGGCAAAGTCTCCAAGGTCAAGGAAGGTGAGAACGAGATCGAGGTCGAGATCGCCGAGGGTGTCAAGATCCGCGTGGTCAAGTCGACCATCGCTCAGGTTCTGAACAAGACCGAACCTGCGAAGTAA
- the secD gene encoding protein translocase subunit SecD: MLQIDTWKRVLIWLVCVTGLLMALPNAFYTRVEQSNDAKVAIELGNDTPEMQAQAAEWPTWLPSSLVNLGLDLRGGAHLLAEVRVQDVYESRMEAMWPEIRDALRDERATVGTIRRQDSAPDEIRVRISQPEGISRALEVVRGLARQVQTLTGVGATDIEARADGDTILVQLSDAEKLASDDRTVRQSLEIIRRRIDEVGTREPTIQRQGSDRILIQVPGIGSAGELKEIIGTTAQLTFNPVAGRGSDPDASVGIGEEVVPSIDENGVFYTIESAPVVTGEELVDAQPSFDQNGRPAVSFRFNTSGARKFGDYTRDNIGAPFAIVLDDEVISAPVIQSHIPGGSGIITGNFSVEESTNLAILLRAGALPAGLEFLEERTIGPELGQDSIDAGKVATIVAFAAVLVFMGLSYGLFGIFANIALIINVGLLFGLLSLIGATLTLPGIAGIVLTVGMAVDANVLIFERIREELKSAKGPARAIELGYEKALSAILDANVTTFITATILFAMGSGPVRGFAITLGLGILTSVFTAIFVTRLMVVMWFERRRPKMIEV; this comes from the coding sequence ATGCTGCAAATTGATACCTGGAAGCGGGTTCTGATCTGGCTGGTCTGCGTGACCGGCTTGCTCATGGCCCTGCCAAACGCGTTCTACACGCGGGTCGAACAATCCAACGACGCAAAAGTTGCCATCGAGTTGGGCAACGACACGCCCGAGATGCAAGCTCAGGCGGCGGAATGGCCCACATGGCTGCCGTCATCTTTGGTTAACTTGGGTCTGGATCTGCGCGGCGGGGCGCATCTTTTGGCTGAAGTTCGGGTGCAGGACGTTTACGAATCCCGGATGGAGGCCATGTGGCCCGAAATCCGGGATGCCCTGCGTGACGAACGTGCGACGGTCGGCACAATCCGCCGTCAGGACTCGGCCCCAGATGAGATTCGTGTTCGGATCAGCCAGCCCGAAGGGATCTCCCGCGCGTTGGAAGTGGTGCGCGGACTGGCCCGTCAGGTGCAAACCCTGACCGGTGTCGGAGCCACGGATATTGAGGCCCGCGCAGACGGCGACACTATTTTGGTTCAACTGTCCGATGCGGAAAAGCTGGCGTCGGACGACCGGACCGTGCGTCAGTCGCTTGAAATCATCCGCCGCCGGATTGACGAGGTGGGTACACGCGAACCCACCATTCAGCGCCAGGGGTCGGATCGTATCCTGATCCAGGTGCCGGGCATCGGCAGTGCCGGAGAGCTCAAGGAAATCATCGGAACCACGGCTCAGTTGACCTTTAATCCTGTCGCTGGACGTGGAAGTGACCCGGACGCCTCTGTCGGGATCGGTGAAGAGGTTGTGCCTTCGATTGACGAAAACGGCGTGTTTTACACCATTGAATCCGCTCCGGTTGTGACGGGTGAGGAACTGGTGGATGCACAGCCTTCGTTTGATCAGAATGGACGCCCTGCGGTCAGCTTCCGGTTCAATACCTCGGGTGCGCGCAAGTTTGGCGACTATACTCGCGACAATATCGGCGCGCCTTTTGCCATTGTGCTGGATGACGAGGTGATTTCCGCCCCTGTGATCCAAAGCCATATCCCGGGCGGGTCTGGTATCATCACCGGCAACTTCAGCGTCGAGGAAAGCACCAACCTGGCCATCCTGCTTAGGGCGGGCGCGTTGCCTGCCGGGCTGGAGTTCCTGGAAGAGCGCACGATCGGTCCCGAACTGGGGCAAGACAGTATTGATGCAGGTAAAGTTGCCACCATCGTGGCATTTGCGGCTGTGCTGGTTTTCATGGGCCTCAGCTATGGGCTGTTTGGCATTTTTGCTAACATCGCCCTGATCATCAACGTGGGCCTGCTGTTCGGATTGCTGTCCCTGATCGGAGCCACGCTGACCCTTCCGGGTATCGCTGGCATCGTTCTGACAGTCGGTATGGCGGTGGATGCCAATGTGCTGATCTTTGAGCGGATCCGAGAGGAACTGAAGTCTGCCAAAGGCCCGGCGCGGGCTATTGAGCTGGGTTATGAAAAGGCGCTGTCGGCCATTTTGGACGCCAACGTCACCACATTCATCACTGCAACCATCCTGTTTGCCATGGGCAGTGGTCCGGTGCGCGGCTTTGCGATTACGCTGGGGCTGGGCATTTTGACCTCAGTCTTTACCGCGATCTTCGTGACGCGCCTGATGGTCGTCATGTGGTTCGAACGCCGCCGTCCGAAAATGATCGAGGTTTGA
- the secF gene encoding protein translocase subunit SecF: MRLKLVPQNTSFDFFSRWKIWLGISGLMMVVAFASFMLQGLNFGIDFRGGTTIRTESVQPIDVGLYRDAIAPLELGDVTITEIFDPTFGPDENVAMIRIQAQADAEAVEAATITAVEGALQTVVPDIQFVSVESVGPKVSGELIQTAVIAVALAIGAVLVYIWLRFEWQFALGAVAALVHDVILTIGIFSELQIRFDLAIIAALLTIVGYSLNDTVVVFDRVRENLRKYKKKDLKEVLNISINETLSRTVMTSVTTLLALISLYVLGGDVIRGFVFAMIWGVIVGTYSSVFVASTILLWLGVKRDWSKPSNTAGNQFANIDA; encoded by the coding sequence ATGAGACTGAAACTCGTACCCCAGAACACCTCGTTCGATTTCTTCAGCCGCTGGAAAATCTGGCTGGGCATCTCGGGCCTGATGATGGTTGTGGCGTTTGCTTCTTTCATGTTGCAGGGCTTGAACTTCGGTATCGACTTCCGTGGCGGTACAACGATCCGTACGGAAAGCGTGCAGCCGATAGATGTGGGGCTCTACCGCGACGCGATTGCGCCTTTGGAGCTGGGTGATGTGACGATCACCGAGATTTTCGATCCGACCTTCGGCCCGGACGAAAACGTCGCCATGATCCGAATTCAGGCGCAGGCGGATGCAGAAGCGGTTGAGGCCGCCACGATCACCGCCGTCGAGGGCGCACTGCAAACCGTTGTGCCTGACATTCAGTTTGTCTCGGTGGAGTCGGTCGGACCAAAGGTATCTGGTGAGTTGATCCAGACTGCGGTTATTGCCGTTGCGCTGGCTATCGGCGCGGTGCTTGTGTACATCTGGCTGCGCTTCGAATGGCAATTTGCGCTGGGGGCCGTGGCTGCCCTTGTGCACGACGTGATCCTGACCATCGGCATCTTCTCGGAACTGCAAATCCGGTTCGATCTGGCGATTATCGCGGCGCTTTTGACCATCGTGGGCTATTCGCTGAACGACACGGTGGTTGTGTTCGACCGCGTGCGGGAAAACCTGCGCAAATATAAGAAAAAGGATCTCAAAGAGGTTCTGAACATCTCGATCAACGAAACCCTCAGCCGTACGGTCATGACCTCGGTCACCACTCTGTTGGCGCTGATCTCGCTTTATGTGCTGGGTGGGGACGTAATCCGAGGGTTCGTCTTTGCGATGATCTGGGGTGTTATCGTCGGAACCTATTCGTCGGTCTTTGTGGCCTCGACAATCCTGTTGTGGCTGGGGGTCAAGCGCGACTGGTCCAAACCGTCGAATACGGCGGGTAACCAGTTTGCCAACATTGATGCCTGA